A single Anopheles maculipalpis chromosome 3RL, idAnoMacuDA_375_x, whole genome shotgun sequence DNA region contains:
- the LOC126564694 gene encoding DDB1- and CUL4-associated factor 13, whose protein sequence is MKVKVITRNPDKYVRETKQDIHKCFRNYDRELHPFQSTREYVRALNATKLERVFAKPFVGNLDGHRDGIAVMAKSYSKIALIASGAYDGEVKIWYVANRKCLASVNAHSGYCRGIAFCGDGSRIITIGDDKKIMTWSYDLDRQEDEAPKPANMIITKSVLASLSHSFDGPWYATSGETCHIWDESRNEPLKELRWGVDLLQDIKYNPTETSLLAACGSDRGIILYDQRETKPVRKIVMTLRSNQLSWNPMQAFHFTAANEDHNLYTYDTRKLTQPLKIHHGHVGSATSVDYAPTGREFVSGSYDKTIRIFDAAKANSREVYHTKRMQHVTCVNWSMDNKFIFSGSDEMNLRVWKANAAEKIGSLQMREKNAFNYNTALKEKYAAHPSIRRIAQHRQVPKMVYNEQHKTRAAKQSEKRKEENRRQNSKPGTVPYVPEAKKKVVSTE, encoded by the coding sequence ATGAAAGTTAAAGTTATCACAAGAAATCCGGATAAATATGTCCGCGAAACAAAGCAGGACATCCACAAATGTTTCCGCAATTACGATCGCGAATTACACCCGTTTCAAAGCACAAGGGAATACGTGCGTGCTTTGAATGCCACCAAATTGGAGAGAGTTTTTGCGAAGCCGTTCGTCGGGAACCTGGATGGGCATCGGGATGGCATTGCCGTTATGGCGAAGAGTTATTCAAAAATAGCGCTCATTGCAAGCGGCGCATACGACGGCGAGGTCAAAATATGGTATGTGGCGAACAGAAAATGTTTAGCAAGCGTCAATGCTCACTCTGGCTACTGCCGTGGAATTGCGTTTTGTGGCGACGGAAGCAGAATAATCACGATCGGAGATGATAAAAAGATAATGACATGGAGTTACGACCTTGATCGTCAAGAAGATGAAGCACCCAAGCCGGCTAATATGATAATAACGAAAAGTGTCCTAGCCTCTCTGTCGCATAGTTTCGATGGTCCGTGGTATGCAACCAGCGGGGAAACCTGCCACATATGGGACGAAAGTCGCAACGAACCGCTGAAGGAGCTGAGATGGGGCGTCGATTTGCTGCAGGATATCAAGTACAATCCAACTGAAACGTCCCTTCTCGCAGCTTGCGGTTCCGATCGTGGGATTATTCTATACGACCAGCGTGAAACGAAACCTGTTCGAAAGATAGTAATGACACTGCGCTCGAACCAACTTTCCTGGAATCCCATGCAAGCGTTCCATTTCACTGCGGCCAACGAAGACCACAATCTATATACCTACGATACGCGTAAACTAACGCAGCCTTTAAAAATACACCACGGTCACGTCGGTTCAGCAACATCGGTCGATTACGCCCCGACCGGTCGGGAATTCGTATCCGGAAGCTACGATAAAACCATCCGCATATTCGACGCTGCAAAGGCAAACAGCAGGGAAGTGTACCACACTAAACGAATGCAGCATGTAACGTGCGTTAACTGGAGCATGGATAATAAGTTCATCTTCTCCGGTTCTGACGAAATGAATCTTCGTGTATGGAAGGCAAACGCGGCAGAAAAAATTGGCTCGTTGCAGATGCGAGAAAAGAACGCGTTCAATTACAACACGGCGCTAAAGGAGAAATATGCTGCACATCCATCAATCCGGCGCATTGCTCAACACCGGCAGGTGCCTAAAATGGTGTACAACGAGCAGCACAAAACGCGTGCTGCCAAGCAAAGCGAGAAAAGAAAGGAGGAAAATAGACGACAAAACTCGAAACCCGGTACTGTACCGT